A portion of the Rhizophagus irregularis chromosome 17, complete sequence genome contains these proteins:
- a CDS encoding uncharacterized protein (SECRETED:cutsite_TIA-QI; SECRETED:prob_0.6339); SECRETED:SignalP(1-25) produces MRSNYLKVFALFVIVLCVYPLRTIAQIKTFLHEEKDYGLESPPRVAKIKSYDDLVVVRIVRNDTSKSNAIEHCNYDILFLRMIYPDGTVIEKDIKLEDVQLFNYCSVNIDVDEDHLKYEIIENNKILVIYYNSTDDIKVEGWGMIIDFDGKVFDRTPIGVWGYKDFRRLYKLRVPLIQISLNIKKENGFIIGYKLLESNDFEWKQYKVELDGKLTILTNGKIKLDSRAILERNSLISTVDEGYSFIYKVNDTLPNSALKDLIIAELIGYNKTEIDKVYLYRVNLLDRIPQPISCNIEYVGVGHSCSLPMIYNESNYNLKIGFLSSGAIISLNITHIEFPNNEFRFRSWRLQSLIFGGYMLPEINRANNRLDIYVFAENGTLHDILSSEINLNYAYTMLPNNTLLVARMEYNNTWGFNVIDLPKLTIDNGYYNANIESTFPGINSSISSDITNISIDFYVRVTLSDGKLSIFQIIDQRKILRQTTSGRGCILDNDDKRVIVNILDSTFSKSGGNYSIKIDNNFIKSRTYGEPLLGIRENIWNFTIEDKKHLYTITSSTSGLLRLTVDGTNIIKNSSNVEQNQFFNALLDELADTVQISRGRLSKNSKNQIDPKSNDGRFLININIYESKNPYEKDVNSVIQDINYMMSYHDQSPIENGKLTYLDFTYGFIPAPNYLQEYGPKLLGLLLIIILLVIFYFLANKRERKGHNIVIFKFSLYIFDFVFDTLFIINNANDVKRLYIPSLIFYTVPIGLNMASTFLIMAKENTRNEFLSWFTENSKLASIFTILAGIDIEILSILHSNLAGFGYFQAPFSDSAKTIISWIAFINIFIEDIPQFIIQILFKMRSITYDIIPIIALISSAITLNFSIISRSHQSINYIRNKRSTRRVSILELDDIE; encoded by the exons atgcgATCTAATTATCTTAAAGTGTTTGCACTATTTGTAATTGTTTTATGTGTTTATCCTTTACGCACGATAGCACAAATAAAAACGTTCTTACATGAAGAAAAAGATTACGGATTAGAATCACCACCTCGTGTGGCGAAAATAAAGTCATATGATGATCTTGTAGTTGTAAGAATTGTTAGAAATGATACAAGTAAATCTAATGCAATTGAACATTgtaattatgatatactttttttaagaatGATTTATCCTGATGGAACGGTCATAGAAAAGGATATTAAATTAGAAGAcgttcaattatttaattattgttcTGTTAATATAGATGTTGATGaagatcatttaaaatatgaaataattgaaaataataaaattctcgtcatttattataattcaacaGATGATATAAAAGTTGAAGGATGGGGAATGATAATTGATTTTGATGGTAAAGTGTTTGATAGAACACCTATAGGAGTTTGGGGATATAAAGATTTTCGTAGACTTTATAAACTTCGAGTACCACTTATACaaataagtttaaatattaaaaaagaaaatggatTTATCATAGGTTATAAACTACTTGAAAGTAATGATTTTGAATGGAAACAATATAAAGTGGAATTAGATggaaaattaacaattttaactAATGGAAAGATTAAATTAGATTCTCGTGCAATTCTTGAACGTAATTCATTGATATCGACAGTTGATGAAggatattcttttatatataaagtaaatgatACATTACCAAATTCAGCGTTAAAGGATCTAATTATTGCAGAATTAATAGGTTATAATAAAACTGAGATAGATAAAGTTTACCTTTATcgagtaaatttattagatagAATCCCTCAACCAATATCTTGTAATATAGAATATGTGGGAGTTGGACATTCTTGTTCCTTACCTATGATATATAATGaaagtaattataatcttaaaattggatttttatCATCTGGagcaattatttcattaaatattacgCATATTGAATTTCCTAATAATGAATTTCGTTTTAGATCTTGGAGGTTACAAAGTTTAATATTTGGTGGTTATATGTTACCTGAAATAAATAGAGCTAATAATAGATTAGATATTTACGTATTTGCTGAGAATGGTACATTACATGATATTTTAAGTTCagagataaatttaaattatgcaTATACAATGTTACCAAATAATACTCTCTTGGTCGCACGAAtggaatataataatacttggGGATTTAATGTTATTGATTTACCTAAACTTACAATTGATAATGGATATTATAATGCAAATATAGAATCAACATTTCCTGGaattaattcttcaatatcTTCAGATATTACGAATATTTCAATTGATTTTTATGTTCGAGTAACACTATCAGATggtaaattatcaatatttcaaataattgatcaaagaaaaattttacgaCAAACAACTTCTGGTAGGGGATGTATATTAGATAATGACGATAAAAGagttattgtaaatatactTGATAGTACTTTTAGTAAGTCAGGGGGaaattattctattaaaattgataataattttattaaaagtagaACTTATGGAGAACCTTTATTAGGAATAAGAgaaaatatttggaatttcacaattgaagataaaaaacatttatatactattacCAGTTCAACATCTGGCTTACTTCGATTAACTGTAGATGgaacaaatataattaaaaattcttcaaatgtTGAACAAAATCAATTCTTTAATGCTTTATTGGATGAATTGGCTGATACAGTTCAAATATCACGAGGTCGTCTtagtaaaaatagtaaaaatcaaattgatCCTAAATCAAATGATGGaagatttttgattaatataaatatttatgaatctAAAAATCCATATGAAAAAGATGTTAATTCTGTAATACAGGATATAAATTACATGATGTCATATCATGATCAGTCTCCCATTGAAAATGGAAAACTTACTTATTTGGACTTTACTTATGGTTTTATTCCTGCTC CGAATTATCTGCAAGAATATGGACCAAAATTATTGGgtttacttttaattataatccTTTTAGtcattttttactttcttgctaacaaaagagaaagaaag ggtcacaatattgttatttttaaatttagtttatatatttttgattttgtttttgatactctttttataattaataatgctaATGATGTAAAAAGGCTATATATTCCAAG tttaatattttatactgtTCCGATAGGATTAAATATGGcatcaacatttttaataatggcAAAAGAAAATACAAGAAATGAGTTTTTATCGTGGTTTACAGAAAATAGTAAACTTGCTAGCATATTTACAATATTGGCAGgaattgatattgaaatattaagtattttaCATTCAAATCTGGCAGGTTTTGGTTATTTTCAAGCTCCATTTTCCGATTCTGCTAAAACAATAATATCTTGGATTgcttttataaacattttcatTGAAGATATTCCTCAATTTATCATTCAG attttatttaaaatgagaTCGATAACATATGATATTATTCCAATTATTGCTTTAATCTCTTCAGCGATAACTCTTAATTTTAGCATCATAAGTCGCTCACATCAATCTATAAATTATATCCGGAATAAAAGAAGCACGCGCCGTGTATCCATTCTTGAACTTGATGATATAGAATAA